One window from the genome of Acaryochloris thomasi RCC1774 encodes:
- a CDS encoding GNAT family N-acetyltransferase, protein MHRSDVLQLHSSQIENASEIAANALIADPVFSYLTPDDPELRFQALSWLTSQLMVYCIQYGHVYTTSDFQGVAAWLPPSGEFSTNLLQQLKMALQVQLYKLPVKVGWNRLARWLNMLSAIERVQQQDMGNSPYWDLGLMVVQPESQGQGIGTQLLRPILCRASDEGLPCSVVTATELAVRFYQKNGFEIARKQQLTTDAPPFWILKRNP, encoded by the coding sequence ATGCATCGTTCTGATGTGCTCCAGTTACATTCATCGCAGATTGAGAATGCCAGTGAAATTGCCGCGAATGCATTGATCGCTGATCCGGTATTTAGCTACTTAACACCGGATGATCCAGAACTGCGATTTCAGGCTTTAAGTTGGCTGACAAGTCAATTAATGGTTTACTGCATTCAATATGGGCATGTCTACACGACATCAGACTTTCAAGGAGTAGCGGCTTGGTTGCCGCCATCAGGAGAATTCTCTACCAATCTACTCCAACAATTAAAGATGGCGCTTCAGGTTCAGTTGTATAAGTTGCCAGTGAAGGTAGGTTGGAATCGATTGGCACGATGGCTAAATATGTTGTCTGCAATCGAAAGAGTTCAGCAACAAGATATGGGCAATTCTCCCTATTGGGATTTAGGGCTGATGGTTGTGCAACCAGAGAGTCAAGGACAAGGGATAGGGACTCAATTACTACGGCCTATTTTGTGTCGAGCAAGTGATGAGGGGCTTCCTTGTTCTGTCGTCACGGCGACAGAGTTAGCCGTGCGGTTTTACCAGAAAAATGGGTTTGAAATCGCGCGTAAGCAACAACTTACAACTGATGCTCCGCCATTTTGGATACTCAAGCGTAATCCATGA
- the pheA gene encoding prephenate dehydratase, with protein MTLSIAHLGPPGTYAEQAALAYLDLHSTPSTTLRPYASIARTIQSTAQGETHLTIAPIENSIEGSVATTLDTLWQCSDLQIRQALVLPIRHVLIAQTPNLQKIKAVYSHPQALGQCQRWLATNLPQTTAIATNSTTEALQYVQADPSAAAISSERAAQLYELPIVQRTIQDHPDNCTRFWVINQQKTADLPPVIETDQTYTSLAFSLPANQPGALLKTLQIFAERSINLSRIESRPSRRSMGDYVFFIDAEISAEQTTFHSALEQLQASTEVLKSFGSYPLVTIS; from the coding sequence ATGACACTGTCAATCGCCCATTTAGGTCCTCCTGGAACCTATGCTGAGCAAGCCGCACTCGCCTATCTAGACTTACATTCCACGCCGTCTACGACATTGCGTCCCTATGCCAGTATTGCCCGTACAATCCAGTCAACCGCCCAGGGAGAGACCCATCTAACGATTGCTCCCATCGAAAATTCAATTGAGGGTAGCGTTGCCACAACACTAGACACTTTATGGCAATGCTCCGACCTCCAAATTCGTCAGGCTTTGGTCTTACCCATCAGACACGTATTGATTGCTCAAACTCCTAATCTGCAAAAAATTAAAGCAGTTTACTCACATCCTCAAGCGTTGGGGCAATGCCAAAGATGGCTAGCCACTAACCTGCCTCAAACAACTGCGATTGCGACCAACTCGACAACAGAAGCTCTCCAATACGTCCAGGCAGATCCGTCAGCCGCGGCTATTTCTTCTGAGCGGGCAGCCCAGCTCTATGAGCTACCTATCGTTCAACGCACCATTCAAGACCACCCAGATAACTGCACGCGTTTTTGGGTAATCAATCAGCAAAAAACTGCAGACCTACCTCCCGTGATTGAAACAGATCAAACTTACACCTCACTTGCTTTCAGCTTGCCCGCCAACCAACCAGGAGCACTACTCAAAACCCTCCAGATATTTGCAGAGCGCAGTATCAACTTGAGCCGCATCGAATCTCGACCCAGCCGACGATCAATGGGGGACTACGTATTTTTTATTGACGCAGAAATCAGTGCGGAGCAAACCACTTTCCACTCTGCTTTGGAGCAGCTTCAAGCATCAACAGAGGTGCTGAAAAGTTTTGGGAGCTACCCGCTAGTCACGATCAGCTAA
- a CDS encoding SufE family protein — protein MSMVTTPLPPALAKIVKRFEQTSDPKQRYEYLLWFAKRLPPFPEADKQPCNKVVGCVSQVYLTATSTDGGVHFQGDSDAQITKGLVGLLIEGLNGLPPEQIVQLTPNFIEQTGLNVSLTPSRSNGFYNIFTTLQRLALQLMPPEQNH, from the coding sequence ATGTCTATGGTGACGACCCCTCTCCCCCCCGCCCTTGCCAAAATTGTGAAGCGCTTCGAGCAGACCTCTGATCCCAAGCAGCGATACGAATATCTGCTCTGGTTCGCCAAGCGATTGCCCCCCTTCCCAGAAGCTGATAAACAGCCCTGCAATAAGGTCGTGGGCTGCGTGTCCCAGGTCTATCTCACTGCCACTTCGACCGACGGCGGGGTTCACTTTCAAGGGGACTCCGACGCTCAAATCACCAAAGGGTTGGTGGGGCTGCTGATTGAAGGTCTCAATGGATTGCCGCCCGAACAAATTGTGCAGCTCACCCCAAACTTTATTGAACAGACCGGCCTCAACGTTAGCCTTACCCCGTCACGCAGCAACGGGTTCTACAACATTTTCACGACTCTGCAGCGATTAGCGCTGCAGCTCATGCCCCCAGAGCAAAATCATTAA
- a CDS encoding LON peptidase substrate-binding domain-containing protein translates to MAFPSSLAVRELPLFPLPEVVLFPNCPLPLHIFEFRYRIMMNTILESDHRFGVLMWDPEQGQAAAVGCCAEVIRYERLPDDRMMVLCLGQQRFRVLDYVRDKPYRVGLVEWIGDTSTQTDLQPLASDVKQLFKDVVGLSDKLTDQETELPDDIPEQATQLSYWVASKFHGAAPEQQALLEMQDTQLRLERETEILTSTRNHLAARTVLKDTLNS, encoded by the coding sequence ATGGCTTTTCCTTCTTCGCTCGCAGTTAGAGAACTTCCTCTCTTTCCTCTTCCTGAGGTTGTTCTATTCCCCAACTGTCCCCTGCCTCTTCATATTTTTGAGTTTCGCTATCGGATCATGATGAACACGATCCTAGAGAGCGATCATCGGTTCGGTGTCCTCATGTGGGACCCAGAGCAGGGGCAAGCTGCAGCCGTTGGTTGCTGTGCTGAAGTCATTCGCTATGAGCGTCTTCCTGATGACCGGATGATGGTTCTTTGTCTCGGTCAACAGCGGTTTCGTGTACTTGATTATGTGCGAGATAAGCCCTATCGAGTGGGTTTAGTTGAATGGATTGGGGATACGTCAACGCAAACGGATCTACAGCCGTTAGCCTCTGACGTTAAGCAGCTATTTAAAGATGTTGTGGGTTTGTCGGATAAGCTCACAGATCAAGAAACTGAACTTCCTGATGATATTCCTGAACAGGCCACTCAGCTGTCCTACTGGGTCGCTAGCAAATTTCATGGAGCAGCGCCTGAACAGCAGGCTCTTTTAGAGATGCAGGACACACAACTGCGGCTAGAGCGAGAGACCGAAATTCTGACATCCACACGGAATCATTTGGCAGCCCGAACGGTTTTGAAGGATACGCTCAATTCTTAG
- a CDS encoding metallophosphoesterase family protein, which yields MKLAVISCIHGNVEALNAVLSDIDRQQTDQIYCLGDLVGYGPHPNAVVEMIRSLDIPTCQGCWDEDIVDGLNACDCSYPSQLAEKRGKQAHEWTDRVVHPEVREYLASLPITLQSENLAFVHGSPNSQHEYLLPSMDGFAALERVLSTGADVLFCGHTHVPYVRDLADGKLSMRVHQPGKEETQQQSTVSLKRIINAGSVGEPRHGRPNATYVLYDTETAQVTLREVPYDYTKTCLAIIEQGLPPIFAWRLARGMEFAERADDPSHVCQR from the coding sequence ATGAAACTCGCAGTGATTTCCTGTATTCATGGCAACGTTGAGGCACTCAATGCCGTGCTCTCTGATATCGATCGCCAGCAAACCGATCAGATTTACTGTCTCGGCGATCTGGTGGGCTACGGTCCCCATCCCAACGCAGTGGTGGAGATGATTCGTTCCCTCGATATTCCCACCTGTCAGGGCTGCTGGGACGAAGATATTGTCGATGGCCTCAATGCCTGTGACTGTAGTTATCCTTCACAGTTAGCAGAAAAGCGAGGGAAGCAAGCCCATGAATGGACGGACCGAGTCGTTCATCCAGAGGTGCGGGAGTATTTAGCAAGTCTGCCGATCACATTGCAATCTGAAAATCTGGCCTTTGTTCACGGTAGCCCCAACAGTCAGCATGAATATCTACTCCCCAGCATGGACGGATTTGCCGCCCTAGAACGGGTCTTATCCACCGGGGCAGATGTCTTGTTCTGCGGTCATACCCATGTCCCCTACGTGCGTGATCTAGCCGATGGCAAACTTTCGATGCGGGTTCATCAACCTGGAAAAGAAGAAACACAGCAGCAGTCCACGGTTTCCCTGAAGCGGATTATCAATGCCGGATCGGTGGGAGAGCCTCGCCACGGACGACCCAATGCGACCTATGTTCTCTATGACACAGAGACGGCACAGGTCACACTCCGAGAAGTGCCCTACGACTATACAAAAACCTGTTTAGCCATTATTGAGCAGGGCTTACCGCCTATTTTTGCATGGCGATTGGCGCGGGGGATGGAGTTTGCAGAACGGGCTGATGATCCTAGTCATGTGTGTCAGCGGTAG
- the tuf gene encoding elongation factor Tu, which produces MARAKFERNKPHVNIGTIGHVDHGKTTLTAAITMSLAAEGNAKVRKYDEIDAAPEEKARGITINTAHVEYETDGRHYAHVDCPGHADYVKNMITGAAQMDGAILVCSAADGPMPQTREHILLAKQVGVPSLVVFLNKEDQVDDEELLELVELEVRELLSEYDFPGDDIPIVVGSALNAVEALTSKTDLKKGDDKWVDKILALMDEVDAYVPTPERDVDKPLLMAVEDVFSITGRGTVATGRIERGVVNVGETVEIVGIKDTNSTTVTGVEMFQKTLDQGMAGDNVGLLLRGVQKEDIERGMVISKPGSITPHTKFESEVYILKKDEGGRHTPFFPGYRPQFYVRTTDVTGTIDAFTADDGSSAEMVMPGDRIKMTVDLINPIAIEQGMRFAIREGGRTVGAGVVSKILA; this is translated from the coding sequence ATGGCACGCGCAAAGTTTGAAAGAAACAAACCTCACGTCAACATTGGCACCATTGGTCACGTTGACCACGGTAAAACAACACTGACAGCAGCCATTACTATGTCTCTGGCAGCAGAGGGTAATGCGAAAGTCAGAAAATATGACGAAATTGATGCTGCCCCTGAGGAAAAAGCTCGCGGGATTACCATCAATACCGCCCACGTTGAGTACGAGACCGATGGTCGTCACTACGCTCATGTTGACTGTCCTGGACACGCTGATTATGTCAAAAACATGATCACAGGCGCAGCTCAGATGGACGGTGCGATTCTGGTTTGCTCCGCTGCCGATGGTCCTATGCCCCAGACCCGTGAGCACATCCTGCTCGCCAAGCAGGTCGGTGTCCCTAGCCTCGTTGTTTTCTTGAACAAAGAAGATCAGGTTGACGACGAAGAGCTGTTAGAGCTAGTCGAACTAGAAGTTCGTGAACTGCTCTCTGAATATGACTTCCCTGGCGATGATATCCCCATCGTTGTAGGTTCTGCCCTCAACGCAGTGGAAGCCCTCACGTCAAAAACTGACCTTAAAAAGGGTGATGACAAGTGGGTTGATAAGATTTTAGCCCTCATGGACGAAGTGGATGCCTACGTTCCTACACCTGAACGTGACGTTGACAAGCCATTGCTGATGGCTGTTGAAGACGTTTTCTCAATTACAGGTCGAGGAACCGTTGCCACAGGTCGAATCGAGCGCGGCGTCGTCAATGTTGGCGAAACTGTGGAAATCGTGGGCATCAAGGATACAAACTCTACTACCGTTACGGGCGTAGAAATGTTCCAGAAGACTCTGGATCAAGGGATGGCTGGCGACAATGTAGGCCTACTCCTTCGCGGTGTTCAAAAAGAAGATATTGAGCGGGGCATGGTTATTTCCAAGCCTGGTTCGATTACGCCTCACACCAAGTTTGAGTCTGAGGTCTACATCCTCAAGAAAGATGAGGGTGGCCGTCATACGCCTTTCTTCCCTGGTTATCGTCCCCAGTTCTACGTTCGTACAACTGACGTAACCGGAACCATTGATGCTTTTACGGCTGATGATGGTAGCTCGGCTGAAATGGTCATGCCCGGTGACCGCATCAAAATGACAGTTGATCTGATCAACCCCATCGCCATTGAGCAAGGAATGCGCTTTGCGATTCGTGAAGGTGGTCGTACTGTTGGTGCTGGCGTTGTCTCCAAAATCCTCGCTTAA
- a CDS encoding GTP-binding protein: MSTPSFLAVSGPPGSGKTTWIKQFLKDETAPLFYLYPGLGNVSVDLMRIGYTFPWVQVIPESQIQQALTALPDQAVVYLELGFHLNLDSPFLSALPCHQVAVLPPDLQDSEWHQWADEICLGNDIATPDVAKPPELWHTPLQGQVFDPPSLEVVLTEIAGGAYGKVHRLKGIFEMPDGQALSIDFVAGLEGIEYTELNIPRWLEGRPHRYSGVEVIGDNLEQEIIAQTLLDSSLADETLSYYQQQYKTLEPVEEAVSV, translated from the coding sequence ATGAGTACTCCCTCTTTTCTCGCCGTTTCTGGTCCCCCTGGCAGTGGTAAAACCACCTGGATTAAACAATTTCTCAAAGATGAAACGGCTCCCTTGTTTTATCTCTATCCGGGGTTAGGCAACGTTTCCGTAGATCTGATGCGGATTGGCTATACCTTTCCCTGGGTGCAGGTGATTCCTGAGAGCCAAATACAGCAGGCACTCACCGCACTGCCAGACCAGGCGGTGGTTTACCTAGAGCTGGGCTTTCACCTGAATTTAGACTCACCATTTCTCAGCGCTTTGCCCTGCCATCAAGTTGCAGTGCTCCCCCCTGATCTCCAAGACTCTGAATGGCATCAATGGGCCGATGAAATTTGTCTGGGCAACGATATTGCGACTCCTGATGTAGCCAAGCCGCCTGAGCTATGGCATACGCCTCTACAGGGACAGGTCTTTGATCCCCCTAGCTTAGAGGTCGTGTTGACTGAAATAGCAGGGGGAGCCTACGGTAAAGTCCATCGCTTAAAAGGCATTTTTGAGATGCCCGATGGACAAGCCCTTAGCATCGATTTTGTAGCAGGGCTAGAGGGCATCGAATATACCGAACTGAATATACCTCGTTGGCTAGAGGGACGCCCCCATCGCTACAGCGGCGTTGAGGTGATCGGCGACAACCTAGAGCAAGAGATCATTGCTCAGACCCTATTGGATAGCAGCTTGGCAGATGAGACGCTCTCCTATTATCAACAGCAATACAAGACCTTAGAGCCAGTCGAGGAGGCTGTTTCTGTATGA
- a CDS encoding CobW family GTP-binding protein: MIQSPIQQALPQTDLQLPKRGMPVTIITGFLGSGKTTLLNHILHNCQDLKVAVLVNELGDIDIDSQLLISVESDMVQLSNGCICCTINDDLVEAVYSILERDEKVDHLVVETTGVADPLPLALTFVGPPLRDLTHLDSIVTLVDAETFSPQHFKSEAALNQVSYGDIIVLNKTDLAPEQQVEDLEQWIREQKWGARILRSQHSQVPLPLILETDLFRPDRYAAEAKALSETAHDHDHDHHGHGHHGHDHHHHSDHLANDGFLSVAFESDRPFELEKFQTWLTEQLSENVFRAKGFLWFEAVAPRYIFQLSGKRYTMDSDDWPTTPRTQLVLIGRDLDTQALRQQLQDCLAQ; the protein is encoded by the coding sequence ATGATTCAATCGCCCATTCAACAAGCCCTGCCGCAAACCGATCTGCAACTGCCCAAGCGAGGGATGCCGGTCACGATCATTACGGGCTTCCTCGGCAGCGGCAAGACCACGCTGCTCAATCACATTCTCCATAATTGCCAGGATTTGAAAGTGGCGGTGTTGGTGAATGAGTTGGGCGATATCGATATTGATAGCCAGCTCTTGATTTCTGTGGAATCAGATATGGTGCAGTTAAGCAATGGCTGTATCTGCTGCACCATTAATGATGATCTCGTCGAAGCGGTCTACAGCATTTTGGAGCGGGACGAGAAGGTGGATCACTTGGTTGTTGAAACGACGGGGGTGGCAGATCCGCTGCCTTTGGCCCTCACCTTTGTGGGTCCGCCGCTGCGGGACTTAACCCACCTCGATTCCATCGTGACGTTAGTGGATGCTGAAACCTTTTCCCCACAGCATTTTAAGAGTGAAGCAGCCCTGAACCAGGTTTCCTATGGTGACATTATTGTCCTCAATAAGACTGACTTAGCCCCAGAGCAGCAGGTAGAAGATTTAGAGCAGTGGATTCGTGAGCAGAAGTGGGGGGCGCGGATATTGCGATCGCAACACAGCCAAGTCCCGCTACCGTTAATTTTAGAGACCGATCTGTTTCGCCCTGATCGCTATGCCGCAGAAGCGAAAGCTCTCAGCGAAACTGCCCACGATCATGATCATGATCATCACGGCCACGGTCACCACGGCCACGATCATCATCATCACTCTGACCACCTTGCCAACGATGGTTTTTTATCGGTGGCCTTTGAGAGCGATCGTCCCTTTGAACTTGAAAAATTTCAAACTTGGCTGACGGAACAGTTATCAGAGAACGTCTTTCGGGCCAAGGGATTTTTGTGGTTTGAGGCGGTTGCCCCGCGCTACATCTTTCAGCTCAGTGGCAAGCGCTACACGATGGACTCCGATGACTGGCCCACCACACCGAGAACACAGCTAGTGCTGATTGGCCGTGATTTAGATACACAGGCACTACGGCAACAACTTCAAGACTGCTTGGCTCAATAA
- a CDS encoding helicase C-terminal domain-containing protein translates to MLEVDVHQQLHAFLRDQGEVRWPHHLSVARLVARALRLQRSALIQVSAAARYRGHYRCSYLVPLLLWPDPVVLVTPAAVQQRLLQIDIPKLSEWLGFKKPVCTVQQWPGPHFSGLLILSPQEWLAQRSDWTIGSGLVLLDGVDELESWTRKHLTVSLDLQDWEQLRWCYPHQTQLLRGARAQLTRSIFQHPVNPYGCALLTEGEHQVLEHLHHDLLSCDLSMGPKSWQRFWQQYTRPDQLLWTEIHRQQGSFTLHCAPIDVEPYLRAIWEQQTTVLFGGGVNVQASAHLYEKTLGIEDVTCVQFGADRHTEAIQLYIPDGLPMPNTPEFQARIMIQIRDLLALSRGLGRPTVLVIDDLPLKAQIAALLAAEFGSRVQVETPALGQDSILVTGWDYWLQVQHHVPAPPLLVIATLPIPSLEDPRVAGRVAYYKRRRQDWFRLYLLPQTLRMLQDAIAPAREQQGVVALLDARVIHRSYGQQILDALSPYARINYLDSSLFTQSALPLLDHA, encoded by the coding sequence TTGCTTGAGGTAGACGTCCACCAGCAACTACATGCTTTTTTGCGTGATCAGGGAGAAGTTCGCTGGCCCCACCACTTGTCTGTGGCCCGACTGGTCGCCCGAGCTTTACGCCTTCAGCGGAGCGCTCTCATCCAGGTGAGTGCGGCAGCTCGGTATCGGGGGCATTATCGCTGTAGCTATCTTGTACCTCTATTGCTGTGGCCTGATCCTGTTGTACTGGTTACTCCTGCTGCTGTTCAGCAACGGCTTTTACAGATAGATATTCCTAAGTTGAGTGAGTGGCTGGGGTTTAAAAAGCCGGTTTGCACTGTGCAGCAGTGGCCCGGGCCTCACTTTAGCGGTCTCCTTATTCTTTCGCCTCAGGAGTGGTTGGCACAGCGGTCTGATTGGACAATCGGATCTGGCCTAGTGCTGCTGGATGGGGTGGATGAACTAGAGAGCTGGACTCGCAAGCATTTAACGGTCTCCCTTGATTTGCAAGATTGGGAGCAGCTGCGATGGTGCTATCCTCATCAGACCCAGCTTCTGCGAGGTGCGCGCGCGCAGTTAACTCGCAGCATCTTTCAGCATCCGGTTAATCCCTATGGCTGTGCTTTATTGACCGAGGGTGAGCATCAAGTTCTTGAGCATCTGCATCACGATCTGCTGAGCTGCGACTTAAGCATGGGGCCTAAGTCTTGGCAACGTTTTTGGCAGCAGTATACTCGGCCGGATCAACTGCTTTGGACAGAGATCCATCGGCAGCAGGGATCGTTCACGCTTCACTGTGCGCCGATTGATGTTGAACCCTATCTACGGGCGATTTGGGAGCAGCAGACAACAGTGCTTTTCGGTGGAGGTGTGAACGTGCAAGCGAGCGCCCACCTCTATGAAAAAACGCTGGGGATCGAAGATGTAACCTGTGTTCAGTTTGGTGCGGATCGGCATACAGAGGCTATTCAGCTTTATATTCCCGATGGTTTACCCATGCCCAATACGCCTGAATTTCAGGCGCGAATCATGATTCAAATTCGTGATTTGTTGGCCCTTAGTCGAGGGCTAGGTCGGCCTACCGTCTTGGTAATTGATGACCTGCCTTTGAAAGCGCAGATTGCGGCTTTGCTGGCGGCTGAGTTTGGATCTCGGGTACAGGTTGAGACACCTGCTTTGGGCCAAGACAGCATTTTAGTCACGGGCTGGGACTACTGGCTGCAGGTGCAGCATCATGTTCCGGCTCCGCCTCTATTGGTGATTGCAACGCTGCCTATTCCATCATTGGAGGATCCGCGGGTGGCTGGGCGAGTGGCTTACTATAAGCGGCGGCGTCAAGATTGGTTCCGTCTCTATCTCCTGCCCCAGACGCTGAGAATGCTGCAAGATGCGATCGCACCTGCTCGTGAGCAGCAAGGCGTTGTTGCGCTTTTAGATGCCAGAGTTATACATCGTAGCTATGGTCAGCAGATTCTAGATGCGCTTAGTCCCTACGCACGGATTAATTACCTCGACTCAAGTTTATTTACACAGTCTGCCTTACCACTATTGGATCATGCCTAG
- the rpsJ gene encoding 30S ribosomal protein S10, with product MATLDQQKIRIRLKAFDHRLLDTSCDKIVETAKRTNASPVGPIPLPTRRRIYCVLTSPHVDKDAREHFETRTHRRIVDIYQPSPKTIDALMKLDLPAGVDIEVKL from the coding sequence ATGGCAACCTTAGATCAGCAGAAAATCCGGATTCGACTAAAAGCTTTTGACCACAGACTTCTTGATACCTCCTGCGACAAAATTGTCGAAACGGCAAAGCGTACGAATGCGTCGCCTGTTGGTCCTATCCCCTTGCCTACCCGCCGTCGCATCTACTGTGTGCTTACATCACCTCACGTTGATAAAGATGCTAGAGAGCATTTTGAGACCCGAACCCATCGCCGCATCGTTGATATCTATCAGCCTTCACCCAAGACAATTGATGCACTCATGAAGCTAGATCTGCCTGCCGGAGTCGATATTGAAGTCAAGCTCTAG
- a CDS encoding DUF2839 domain-containing protein produces MGESKRRQESQGEQYGKDPRILPWIPFSEQQLIQFFRVANKGAWVGIGIVVIAWVILRFIGPLLGLWEVQY; encoded by the coding sequence ATGGGAGAATCAAAGCGACGCCAAGAGTCACAGGGTGAGCAGTATGGAAAAGATCCCAGGATTTTGCCCTGGATCCCCTTCTCCGAACAGCAGCTGATTCAGTTCTTTCGAGTGGCAAACAAGGGTGCCTGGGTTGGGATTGGGATTGTAGTGATTGCTTGGGTGATCTTGCGCTTCATCGGTCCCCTCTTGGGTTTATGGGAAGTTCAATATTGA
- a CDS encoding metallophosphoesterase family protein, whose amino-acid sequence MEQWAILSGIEGNLDAYEAVLADIRRQRYPVTDLYVLGDIVGLKGDNRAVMRRLQSPRAGELEPQVCIGWWEEQCFNLYGLGGLPDAPELIEQEGADAVQHLWESVSREAVDWMRSLHFGFHELDCLLIHGSTVGYADELTPETPAIQLCDRLIRADANNLFCGRSGLAFECWIEPSDLCSTVMTLDGTQAPQTQNRTPRRIVGVGSVGRTLGQATYTLYNPANNHITFKTVKYSKAKGFALQSA is encoded by the coding sequence ATGGAACAGTGGGCTATCTTAAGCGGGATAGAAGGTAATCTCGATGCATATGAGGCGGTGCTGGCCGATATCCGGCGACAGCGCTATCCGGTAACGGACCTCTATGTCTTAGGAGATATTGTGGGACTTAAGGGCGACAACCGGGCTGTGATGCGGCGGCTTCAGTCTCCGCGCGCCGGGGAATTAGAACCCCAGGTTTGTATCGGCTGGTGGGAAGAGCAGTGTTTTAATTTGTACGGGTTGGGCGGATTGCCCGATGCGCCAGAGTTAATAGAGCAAGAGGGGGCCGACGCTGTGCAGCACCTCTGGGAGTCAGTATCACGGGAGGCGGTGGACTGGATGCGATCGCTTCACTTTGGGTTTCACGAACTCGACTGTCTCTTGATTCACGGCAGCACGGTGGGCTACGCCGATGAACTCACGCCGGAGACGCCCGCGATTCAATTGTGCGATCGCCTGATTCGCGCTGATGCCAACAATCTATTCTGTGGACGTTCAGGCTTAGCCTTTGAATGCTGGATCGAACCAAGTGATCTATGCTCCACCGTCATGACCTTAGATGGAACACAGGCTCCTCAAACGCAAAATCGAACGCCCCGACGCATTGTCGGCGTTGGCAGCGTGGGGCGCACATTGGGACAAGCCACCTATACACTTTATAATCCTGCCAATAATCACATTACCTTCAAGACCGTGAAATATAGTAAAGCCAAGGGCTTTGCCCTGCAAAGCGCATAG
- a CDS encoding zinc-ribbon domain containing protein has protein sequence MHMDSFGETSSVNMPRHFFWECLHLNHDSAVRADVSRQNYSVCPRHWYVDATFKCSRCSEKFCFTAAEQKRWYEQLGFYVDSYAKNCPTCRHDDRKMKSLRQEYDRAIASTLQSKDVETKKHMAGVIDELYSYNTDLPVKIHANRKVLGRQITRITTQTDV, from the coding sequence ATGCACATGGACTCCTTTGGCGAAACCAGTTCGGTAAACATGCCCCGACATTTCTTCTGGGAATGCTTGCACCTCAATCACGATTCTGCAGTACGTGCTGATGTGTCTCGCCAAAACTACTCGGTGTGCCCACGCCATTGGTATGTCGATGCCACATTCAAATGTTCTCGCTGCTCCGAGAAGTTTTGCTTCACCGCCGCTGAGCAAAAACGATGGTACGAACAACTCGGTTTCTACGTCGATTCATATGCAAAAAACTGTCCTACGTGTAGACATGACGATCGTAAAATGAAATCGCTTCGACAAGAATACGATCGTGCCATAGCATCAACACTTCAATCAAAGGATGTCGAGACGAAAAAACACATGGCTGGCGTCATCGACGAACTGTATTCTTATAACACTGACCTGCCCGTGAAAATTCACGCGAACCGCAAAGTTCTTGGTCGACAAATCACTCGAATCACAACTCAGACCGACGTATAA